The following coding sequences lie in one Polluticoccus soli genomic window:
- a CDS encoding PKD domain-containing protein, with product MIAMICSGVANSYSQINGQVPTTAMGVCNSSLSIGAVPPYNGGALPGSCLAAGALNPFWYTFKISANGTLGFTLTPNNLNDDYDFVVYNITGLSPSSVFTGAPVVSCNYSGYTGVTGCVPSGTSSSQGANGSNTNALINVTAGMKIAVCISHYTSSNQSGYTLAFTGGTSVPVNIAPELDSVAVNTCNKNLFVKLDASVDCGSIATNGSDFYLMPGNIAIPAAAGIGCGPSTFTSALQLTLPTNIAAGNYTLHVKNGSDGNTLLNNCGLPMDITETIPFTVSPAPLPTVGYSISSSATQCLNGNSFSFSNNSTIAAGSMTYAWSYGDGTSGTTVNGIRNYTAAGAYNVKLIGTSDKGCKDSATNSVIVNANTPASVSTVANPGNNICPGTSVTFTATPTGGGASPTYQWRKNAVNVSTGAAYSLVPAAGDIIDVVMTPNVTCPSSPTATSSPDTITYKSALVPAVSIIQTPNTAICPGTAVLFNVTPINGGLTPSYQWKLNGNVVATTSNWGNSSLNNGDVVSVVMTPNINGCVWPTTASANSTIIVNANVPASVSIVANPGNNICSGTSVTFTATPTGGGTTPTYQWKKNGSNVGSNSATYNAGTTLAQGDLITCEMISATCAIPKPATSNAISMNVTTTVTPSVSISTVPSPIACIGGVLTFVANPQNAGNTPTYQWKIDGSPVGTNFPSYTDNGTLSAGLHTVSVTMTSSITQCITTATATGTLSKTITALVTPTVSITSTQAPGGDACSGASITFTPTVTNAGTPAYQWKKNGLVVGTGSSYAPGTTLATGDVISCEMISTAACASPTIVNSAPVNMTIWPNVAAAVTITSTPGNTVSCIGLPVTFTAVATNVGSNPTYQWKLNGSNVGTNSPTYVDAALTTGNTVSCVVTTSIPCSTPKPATSNTLTMTMNAIGTASVNLAVSPDSVGCEKTPFTFYTYHTNSGVNPAYQWYVNGSPIPGAAQAVYSNNALVDGNVITCKLTSSMVCVFPVMSPPISVEVTPSPVPTLSIAAVPDAGGINFMATLTNGGINPTFQWRKNGHDVPGATGPVYKGIGLSPADKINVFVHSNIECANPEFLLSNTLEVAKVTGINTVTSSFDELILFPNPNEGRFTVIGATKAAANISASVEVLNAVGQVVFNNATELKGGKLEIDVDLGGHNAAGIYMLRVTIDGRTDNLRFVVKE from the coding sequence ATGATCGCAATGATCTGTTCTGGTGTTGCAAATTCCTATTCTCAAATTAACGGCCAGGTTCCAACAACTGCAATGGGTGTTTGTAACTCATCGCTGAGTATAGGAGCCGTGCCCCCATATAATGGGGGAGCACTTCCGGGCAGCTGTCTTGCCGCCGGTGCATTGAATCCTTTCTGGTACACATTCAAGATTTCAGCCAATGGTACCCTCGGATTTACGCTAACTCCCAATAATCTGAATGATGATTATGACTTTGTTGTTTACAATATTACAGGGTTATCTCCTTCAAGTGTTTTTACCGGCGCTCCGGTAGTAAGTTGTAATTATAGTGGTTATACAGGTGTTACAGGATGCGTCCCTTCGGGTACATCATCCAGCCAGGGTGCTAACGGCAGCAATACAAACGCGTTGATAAATGTTACTGCAGGTATGAAGATCGCAGTATGTATCAGTCACTATACATCATCCAACCAGAGCGGCTATACGCTTGCATTTACTGGTGGTACTAGCGTACCGGTAAATATTGCTCCAGAACTTGATTCTGTTGCTGTAAATACCTGTAACAAAAATCTGTTTGTAAAACTTGACGCGTCTGTTGACTGCGGCTCGATTGCTACTAACGGTAGTGATTTTTATCTGATGCCGGGCAACATAGCTATTCCTGCAGCGGCAGGCATTGGTTGTGGTCCTAGTACTTTCACCTCGGCGCTACAGCTAACGCTTCCGACAAACATCGCAGCGGGTAATTATACATTACATGTTAAAAATGGCAGTGACGGGAATACCTTATTGAACAACTGCGGACTTCCAATGGACATCACGGAAACTATCCCCTTTACTGTTTCACCTGCTCCGCTACCAACAGTTGGATATTCTATTAGTTCAAGCGCTACACAATGTTTAAATGGCAACAGCTTTTCGTTTAGCAATAATTCTACTATTGCGGCAGGTAGTATGACTTATGCATGGAGCTATGGTGATGGAACATCGGGTACAACTGTTAATGGTATCCGTAATTATACTGCAGCTGGTGCTTATAATGTCAAGCTAATTGGCACCAGTGACAAGGGGTGTAAGGATTCTGCAACAAATAGCGTTATAGTAAACGCCAACACTCCTGCATCGGTAAGCACTGTGGCTAATCCGGGCAACAATATCTGTCCGGGCACCAGTGTAACCTTTACCGCCACTCCAACTGGCGGTGGCGCTTCGCCAACCTATCAGTGGAGAAAGAATGCGGTAAACGTTTCAACAGGTGCAGCATATAGCCTGGTACCTGCTGCCGGTGATATAATAGATGTGGTGATGACTCCAAATGTAACTTGTCCTTCATCGCCAACGGCCACTTCAAGTCCAGATACCATAACGTACAAATCAGCACTGGTGCCTGCGGTGTCGATAATCCAAACACCTAACACCGCTATCTGCCCAGGTACAGCAGTGCTTTTCAACGTCACCCCAATCAATGGAGGACTGACCCCCAGCTATCAATGGAAGTTAAACGGCAACGTTGTAGCCACTACCAGCAACTGGGGCAACAGCAGCCTGAACAATGGTGACGTAGTGAGCGTGGTAATGACACCAAACATTAATGGCTGCGTTTGGCCTACTACCGCTAGTGCTAATTCAACCATAATAGTAAATGCTAATGTCCCAGCTTCGGTAAGCATTGTGGCTAATCCGGGCAATAACATTTGCTCGGGTACCAGTGTAACCTTTACGGCTACGCCGACAGGCGGCGGTACTACACCAACTTATCAGTGGAAGAAAAACGGTTCGAATGTAGGTTCCAATAGCGCGACCTATAATGCTGGTACGACACTGGCGCAGGGCGACCTGATAACCTGTGAAATGATCAGTGCTACCTGCGCGATACCCAAACCGGCAACAAGTAATGCCATCAGCATGAATGTGACCACCACCGTGACCCCTTCTGTTTCTATATCAACAGTGCCTTCGCCTATAGCGTGTATTGGCGGCGTGTTGACATTCGTGGCCAACCCTCAAAATGCTGGGAACACTCCAACCTACCAATGGAAAATAGATGGATCTCCTGTAGGCACCAACTTTCCAAGCTATACCGACAACGGCACTCTGAGCGCGGGCTTGCACACTGTCAGCGTTACAATGACCAGCAGCATTACTCAGTGTATTACTACCGCAACAGCTACAGGAACACTGAGCAAAACGATCACCGCATTAGTGACGCCAACTGTTTCTATTACATCGACGCAGGCGCCAGGCGGTGATGCATGCTCTGGTGCTTCAATTACATTTACACCAACTGTTACCAATGCTGGCACTCCCGCTTACCAATGGAAAAAGAACGGCTTAGTAGTAGGTACCGGCAGCAGCTATGCGCCGGGCACTACTTTGGCAACCGGCGACGTGATCAGCTGCGAAATGATAAGCACTGCAGCTTGTGCTTCACCTACGATCGTGAACAGCGCACCGGTAAATATGACCATATGGCCCAATGTTGCAGCAGCTGTTACCATTACCTCTACTCCTGGCAATACTGTAAGCTGTATAGGACTGCCGGTGACTTTTACTGCCGTTGCTACAAATGTGGGTTCTAATCCAACCTACCAGTGGAAATTAAATGGCAGCAATGTGGGCACAAATAGTCCTACCTATGTAGATGCAGCGCTTACTACTGGCAACACTGTCAGCTGTGTAGTAACTACATCTATACCTTGTTCGACACCAAAGCCGGCAACCAGCAACACGTTGACTATGACGATGAATGCCATAGGCACAGCCAGTGTCAACCTAGCTGTGTCACCGGACTCGGTTGGTTGTGAGAAAACACCGTTTACGTTCTATACCTACCATACCAATAGTGGTGTCAATCCTGCCTACCAATGGTACGTGAACGGATCACCAATACCGGGTGCTGCACAGGCAGTATACAGTAACAACGCCCTGGTAGACGGGAATGTGATAACCTGCAAGCTCACCAGCAGCATGGTGTGTGTCTTTCCTGTAATGAGTCCGCCGATAAGTGTTGAGGTCACTCCCTCGCCGGTACCAACGCTTTCTATTGCAGCCGTGCCTGATGCAGGTGGTATCAATTTCATGGCCACACTGACCAATGGCGGCATTAATCCAACCTTTCAGTGGCGAAAGAACGGCCACGACGTGCCGGGCGCTACTGGTCCCGTCTACAAAGGTATCGGTCTTAGCCCTGCTGATAAGATAAACGTGTTTGTACACTCAAATATCGAGTGCGCTAATCCTGAGTTCCTGCTCAGTAATACTTTGGAAGTAGCTAAAGTAACCGGTATCAACACTGTTACTTCTTCTTTCGATGAGCTGATCCTGTTCCCTAACCCGAATGAAGGAAGGTTTACAGTAATAGGCGCGACGAAGGCTGCTGCTAACATCAGTGCTTCTGTTGAAGTGCTGAATGCTGTAGGCCAGGTGGTATTTAATAATGCTACTGAGCTAAAAGGCGGGAAGCTGGAGATAGATGTGGATCTGGGTGGCCACAACGCCGCAGGCATATACATGCTGCGCGTTACCATCGATGGGCGCACTGACAATCTCCGTTTTGTGGTGAAGGAATAA